CTCTCCGCCGGCGGCCAACCGATGATCGGATGTGGTCTCGCGCTGGTTGGGCGCGCGCAACCCAAGTTGTGGTCCTACTTGCCGGATGTATTCCGCTAAACGCTGCTTTAGCGCTTCGCGTCCGCGCGTCAGGCGGGACTTGACGGTCCCCAATGTCACTTCAGTGATCTCGGCAATTTCCTCGTACGACATCTCTTCCAGGTCGCGCAAGATCAGCGTAGTGCGAAACGGCTCTGGAACATGCTTGAGCTCTTCTTCAATATGGGCGCGAACTTCCTGGTGCACCGCGCTGTCAAAGGGCGAGTCACCCTTATCCACTAGGCGCTCGCGCGGGGCCAACACGTGGATCTGATCACTGTCGTATTCCGGACCTTCCATAGAGGTCTCACGCGACTTGTGCCGAAACCACCAACGCTTACGGTTGGAGGCTTCGTGCAGCGCGATGCGATAAATCCAGGTCTTCAAGCTCGACTCCCCGTGAAAATTCTTCATGCCCCGGAACACCTTTAAAAAGACTTCCTGTACCGTATCCGCCGCATCCGAGGGATCGTTCACCATGCGATACACAAGGCTATAAATGGGCTGGTGGTATTGACCGATGAGCCAGGCGTAGGCGTCCTCAGATCCGGCCTTTAGTTCGGCCACAATACTGGCTTCTTCCGCCGGAATTCCAATCGCGCTTGCGAGATCACTCAAGGTAACTGCTCCCGCCAAAGACCTTATGGCGTACCTTAACATTATAGGATCTCGGGGCCACAACTTTCAGCTGCCGGCCATTACGGGCGACTCCACCGCTACTTACCCTAGTAAACATAGACCCCGGCGAGGCCTCCAGAGTTCCCGAGCAAAGTTGTTGAAAACGTTGTTTTTATAGGTACCAAGGTAATATGGGAATCTGCTGCCGACCTGGGAAAGTGCCAAGGCGTTGCCGTAGAAAGAGGATTATTGCTGAGGCGTTGCCGGCTTCGCATTCGGCTGGGCACCGGGTTGATTCTCGGCCGCGCTGGTCGTTGGCTTCTTCTTGCGAACGTGCTTCTTCACCGGCGGTGGCTCGTTATCATCAACGATCACTTTCTTCGGTGCTCCTGCGGGAGCCGCTGCGGCCTGGGCAGCGCGAAGTTCGTTGCGCAGTTGTGAGATTTCCGCCTGCTTATTGCTGGCAAGATTTTCCAGACGATCGGCGAAGCCGCGGCGCAAACGCTCGAAGTTGTTCACATCTTCGGAAAGCGCCTGATAGTCGCTTTTAGACCCAAAAGCGCCGGTAGATTCCGTAAGCGAACTCAGCACGTCGTAGAGTGCGTCCAAAGTGCGGTAAAGCTTGAAGCTGGCGGGCAGGTCTTCGGGCGCCGCACGGACCGCGGAAATCATCCCCGGAAATGCGGTCTGGAGATTACGAATCACGGATTGTGCATTGGCTTCGGCCTGCTGCTTGGT
The window above is part of the Terriglobales bacterium genome. Proteins encoded here:
- a CDS encoding sigma-70 family RNA polymerase sigma factor, translating into MSDLASAIGIPAEEASIVAELKAGSEDAYAWLIGQYHQPIYSLVYRMVNDPSDAADTVQEVFLKVFRGMKNFHGESSLKTWIYRIALHEASNRKRWWFRHKSRETSMEGPEYDSDQIHVLAPRERLVDKGDSPFDSAVHQEVRAHIEEELKHVPEPFRTTLILRDLEEMSYEEIAEITEVTLGTVKSRLTRGREALKQRLAEYIRQVGPQLGLRAPNQRETTSDHRLAAGGELEVTS